In the genome of Schistocerca gregaria isolate iqSchGreg1 chromosome 11, iqSchGreg1.2, whole genome shotgun sequence, one region contains:
- the LOC126295396 gene encoding ice nucleation protein InaU-like: MTGRQQDGETEGRGNCGTGRQRDGETAGRGDSETGKQGEGETEGRGDSGTGRQWDGETVRAGDSGTGRQRDRETAGQGTSRTGRQQDRETAGQGDSTTGRQQDWETAGLGESGTGRERDAERAGRGDSGTERQRDREAVGRRDSESGRQRDGETSGQGDSGTGRQRYRETAGQGGSGTGRQQDRETAGPADSRTGRQQDRQAAGQADSWTGRQQDRETAIQGDSRTWRQQDWERAGRGDSGTLRQRDG, encoded by the coding sequence atGACAGGGAGGCAGCAGGACGGGGAGACAGAGGGACGGGGAAACTGCGGGacagggagacagcgggacggggagacagcgggacggggagacagcgagACTGGGAAACAGGGGGAAGGGGAGACAgagggacggggagacagcgggaccgGGAGACAGTGGGACGGAGAGACAGTGAGAgcgggagacagcgggacggggagacagcgggacagggagacagcaggacagggaacCAGCAGGACAGgaagacagcaggacagggagacagcaggacagggagacagcacgACAGGGAGACAGCAAGACTGGGAGACAGCAGGACTGGGAGAGAGCGGGACGGGGAGAGAGCGGGACGCTGAGAgagcgggacggggagacagcgggacggagAGACAGCGGGACCGGGAGGCAGTGGGACGGAGAGACAGCGAGAgcgggagacagcgggacggggagacatcgggacagggagacagcgggacagggagacagcggtacagggagacagcgggacagggaggcagcgggacagggagacagcaggacagggagacagcgggACCGGCAGACAGCAGGACAGGCAGACAGCAGGACAGGCAGGCAGCAGGACAGGCAGACAGttggacagggagacagcaggacagggagacagcaatacagggagacagcaggacatgGAGACAGCAGGACTGGGAGAgagcgggacggggagacagcgggacgctGAGACAGCGGGACGGGTAG
- the LOC126295398 gene encoding golgin subfamily A member 6-like protein 2, which translates to MGWGDSGTGRQWDRETAGQAEKGQGDRGTGRQRDGETAAWGDSGTGRQRDQELRDQETAGPGRQRDAETAGRGDSGTGRQWDGETAGQGDCGTGRQQDRQTRDRGTAGQGDSGMGRQQHGEPAGRGESGTRNSRTGRRRDRGDSGTGRQRDGETARRGDSWTGRQRDREIAGHGDIRTGSQQDRETAGQGDSRTGNQQDRKTAGQGDSRTGRQQEGETAGRGDGRTGRQRDGEIAERGDSGTGRQRDGETAGRRDSGTGRQRDGDSRTGRQHDRETAGQGDSGTGREWDGETAGRGDSGQGNSRTGRQGSGGQRDRETAARGDSSTGSQWDGETAGPGDSGNGKTTGRGDSGTGRQWVGEIVGPGDSGAWRQQDREPAGQGDRRTGRQHDKETAGRGDSRTGREQDGETAGRGDSRIGETARWGDSGTG; encoded by the coding sequence atgggatggggagacagcgggacagggagacagtgggacagggagacagcaggacaggcagagaagggacagggtgacagggggacagggagacagcgggacggggagacagcagcatggggagacagcgggacggggagacagaGGGACCAGGAATTGCGGGACCAGGAGACAGCAGGACCAGGGAGACAGCGGGACGcggagacagcgggacggggagacagcgggacagggagacagtgggacggggagacagcgggacagggagactgtgggacagggagacagcaggacaggcaGACAAGGGACAGGGGgacagcgggacagggagacagcGGTATGGGGAGACAGCAGCACGGGGAGCCAGCGGGACGGGGAGAAAGCGGGACCAGGAACAGCAGGACTGGTAGACGGCGGGaccggggagacagcgggacggggagacagcgggacggggagacagcaaGACGGGGAGACAGttggacggggagacagcgggacagggagaTAGCGGGACATGGAGACATAAGGACAGGGAGCCAGCAGGACAgagagacagcaggacagggagacagcaggacagggaacCAGCAGGACAGgaagacagcaggacagggagacagcaggacagggagacagcaggaagGGGAGACAGCAGGACGGGGAGACGGCAGGACGGGGAGACAGAGGGACGGTGAGATAGCGGAaaggggagacagcgggacggggagacagcgggacggggagacagcgggacggagAGACAGCGGGACGGGTAGACAGAGGGATGgggacagcaggacagggagacagcacgacagagagacagcaggacagggagacagcgggacggggagagagtgggacggggagacagcgggacggggagacagtgGGCAGGGAAACAGCAGGACAGGCAGACAAGGGTCAGGGGgacagcgggacagggagacagcGGCACGGGGAGACAGCAGCACGGGGAGCCAGTGGGACGGGGAGACAGCAGGACCAGGAGACAGCGGGAACGGGAAGACaacgggacggggagacagcgggacagggagacagTGGGTCGGGGAGATAGTGGGACCGGGAGACAGCGGGGCatggagacagcaggacagggagccAGCAGGACAGGGAGACCGCAGGACAGGGAGGCAGCACGACAAGGAGACAGCAGGACGGGGAGACAGCAGGACTGGGAGAGAgcaggacggggagacagcgggacggggagacagcaggATAGGGGAGACAGCCAGAtggggagacagcgggacagggTGA
- the LOC126295399 gene encoding ice nucleation protein InaU-like, which translates to MGRKWDGETAGQGDSRTGRQWDGETMGWGDSGTGRQWDRETAGQAEKGQGDRGTGRQRDGETAAWGDSGTGRQRDQELQDQETAGPGRQRDAETAGRGDSGTGRQWDGETAGQGDCGTGRQQDRQTRDRGTAGQGDSGMGRQQHGEPAGRGDSGTRNSRTGRRRDRGDSGTGRQRDGETARRGDSWTGRQRDREIAGHGDIRTGSQQDRETAGQGDSRTGNQQDRKTAGQGDSRTGRQQDSETAGRGDRGTGRQWHRETAGQADKGQMDSRTGRRRDGETAARGDSETGRQRDQEQQDRETAGPGRQRDGETAGWGDSRTGRQRDRERAGHAPKGQGDSGTGGRQWGDSRIGRQRDGETEGRGDSGTGRQQYKETAGQRDIRTGRQQDSEPAGEGDSTTGRQPDRLRAGRKGSMTGRQQDGETTGWGDSGRGNCETGRQRDRVTAGRGDCGTGRQ; encoded by the coding sequence ATGGGTAGAAAATGGGAtggggagacagcaggacagggagacagcaggacagggagacagtgGGACGGGGAGACAATGGGAtggggagacagcgggacagggagacagtgggacagggagacagcaggacaggcaGAGAAGGGACAGGGGGACAGGGGGacagggagacagcgggacggggagacagcagcatggggagacagcgggacggggagacagaGGGACCAGGAATTGCAGGACCAGGAGACAGCAGGACCAGGGAGACAGCGGGACGcggagacagcgggacggggagacagcgggacagggagacagtgggacggggagacagcgggacagggagactgtgggacagggagacagcaggacaggcaGACAAGGGACAGGGGgacagcgggacagggagacagcGGGATGGGGAGACAGCAGCACGGGGAGccagcgggacggggagacagcgggaccaGGAACAGCAGGACTGGTAGACGGCGGGaccggggagacagcgggacggggagacagcgggacggggagacagcaaGACGGGGAGACAGttggacggggagacagcgggacagggagaTAGCGGGACATGGAGACATAAGGACAGGGAGCCAGCAGGACAgagagacagcaggacagggagacagcaggacagggaacCAGCAGGACAGgaagacagcaggacagggagacagcaggacagggagacagcaggacagtgAGACGGCAGGAcggggagacagagggacagggAGACAGTGGCAccgggagacagcaggacaggcaGACAAGGGACAGAtggacagcaggacagggagacggcgggacggggagacagcagCACGGGGAGACAGCgagacggggagacagcgggaccaGGAACAGCAGGACCGGGAGACGGCGGGaccggggagacagcgggacggggagacagcgggatgGGGAGACAgcaggacggggagacagcgggacagggAAAGAGCAGGACATGCACCCAAGGGACAGGGGGACAGCGGGACAGGAGGACGGCAATGGGGAGACAGCAGGATTGGGAGACAgcgggatggggagacagagggacggGGAGACAgtgggacagggagacagcagtACAAAGAGACAGCAGGACAAAGAGACATCAGGacggggagacagcaggacagTGAGCCAGCAGGAGAGGGAGACAGCACGACAGGGAGACAGCCGGACAGGCTGAGGGCAGGACGGAAAGGCAGCATGACAGGGAGGCAGCAGGACGGGGAGACAACAGGATGGGGAGACAGCGGACGGGGAAACTGCGAGACCGGGAGACAGCGGGACAGGgtgacagcgggacggggagactGCGGGACGGGGAGACAGTGA